Proteins co-encoded in one Neovison vison isolate M4711 chromosome 9, ASM_NN_V1, whole genome shotgun sequence genomic window:
- the LOC122916969 gene encoding 40S ribosomal protein S24-like has translation MNDTVTIRTRKFMTNRLLQRKQMVIDVLHPGKATVPKTEIREKLAKMYKTTPDVIFVFGFRTHFGGGKTTGFGMIYDSLDYAKKNEPKYRLARHGLYEKKKTSRKQRKERKNRMKKVRGTAKANVGAGKK, from the coding sequence ATGAACGACACAGTAACTATCCGGACCAGGAAGTTCATGACCAACCGACTACTTCAGCGCAAACAAATGGTTATTGATGTCCTTCATCCTGGAAAGGCAACAGTACCTAAGACAGAAATTCGGGAAAAACTAGCCAAAATGTACAAGACCACACCAGATGTCATATTTGTATTTGGATTCAGAACCCATTTTGGTGGTGGCAAGACAACTGGCTTTGGCATGATTTATGATTCCTTGgattatgcaaagaaaaatgaacccaaatATAGACTTGCAAGACATGGTCTgtatgagaagaaaaagacctCAAGAAAACAGCGAAAAGAACGcaagaacagaatgaagaaagtCAGGGGGACTGCAAAAGCCAATGTTGGTGCTGGCAAAAAGTGA